From the Paenibacillus sp. MMS20-IR301 genome, the window GTTACGGGGAGTACTTCGGCCACAGCACAGGCCACGGCCTGGGTATGGAGGTTCATGAGAACCCGCGCCTGTCCATGCTGGCTGATGAGATTATCCAGCCGGGCATGGTGGTCACCGTGGAGCCGGGGATTTATCTCTCAGGGCTTGGCGGCGTGCGGATTGAAGATGATATTGTCATTACCGAAAGCGGCATAACGCTGCTGACACATTCGTCTAAGGCTTATACGGTATTGTAAGACACACTTATTCAGTTATTTCATCGATTTCAGGAGGGATTTTTAGTGATTTCAGTTAATGATTTCAAGACAGGCTTGACAGTAGAAGTAGAAGGGGATATCTTCACCGTCCTCGATTTCCAGCACGTAAAACCAGGTAAAGGTGCGGCATTCGTCCGCTCCAAGCTGAAGAACCTGCGCAACGGCAACACCGTTGAACGCACCTTCCGCGCCGGCGAAACCATCGGACGTGCAATCATCGAAAACCGCGGTGTGCAGTATCTGTATGCCAGCGGTGCTGAGCATGTATTCATGGATAACGAAACCTACGACCAGTTTGAATTGACTGCCAAGCAGCTGGAGTGGGAGCTTAACTTCCTGAGAGAGAACATGACTGTTAATATCGTAAGCTACCAGGGTGAAATCCTCGGGATCAACCTGCCTACAAGCGTTGAGCTGAAGGTAACAGAAACCGAGCCGGGCGTTAAAGGCAACACTGCCCAGGGTGCAACCAAAGCAGCTACGCTGGAAACCGGTCACACTGTACAGGTGCCGCTCTTCATCAACGAAGGTGACGTCCTGCTGATCGATACCCGTGAAGGCAAATACATCTCCCGCGCATAGGAGCTGTTCTGTCCCGGATTAACTGTTATATTCATCGGCCTCCCCGCAGCTTGCGGCGGAGGCTTTTTTCAAATATAACCATAGACATTCGGACAGCTTCGAGAAAAATGGGCGTTTTTTTTGTGAAACCATTAACGCATGTTATGATTTTCGTATTATACTGTGTTAAAGCGGGAAACCAAATATAAGCTACTACTCAGAGCGAAATAGGGAGTGAATGGAACTTTGTCACTTTATGTTATGAAATTCGGAGGCAGCTCCGTCGGCGACATTGAACGCATGCAGCGTGTCGCTAAGCGCATCGCAGACAAGCAGGATGAGGGCCACCGCTGCGTTGTGGTTGTATCCGCCATGGGGGATACGACAGATGACCTGATCGATCAGGCCAAGCAGCTGAACGCTGAGCCGCCTGCACGCGAAATGGATATGCTGATGACTACCGGGGAACAGATCTCCGTAGCCTTGTTGTCCATCGCCCTGCACGGGATTGGCCGGAATGCAGTGTCCTATACAGGCTGGCAGGCCGGATTCCGTACCGATGATACGCATGGCCGGGCACGGATTAATGAAATTGTTCCGCGCCGTGTGCTGGAGTCGCTGGAGCGTGAGCAGATTGTAATCGTAGCCGGATTCCAGGGAATGACGCTGGATGGCGAGATTACAACACTGGGCCGCGGCGGTTCGGATACGACGGCTGTAGCGCTGGCCGCTGCCATTAAAGCCGATGTATGCGAGATTTACACGGATGTGGACGGGATTTACTCCACAGACCCGCGAATCGTGAAGACTGCGCGCAAGCTGAAGGAAATATCGTATGACGAAATGCTGGAGCTGGCCAATCTGGGCGCAGCTGTCCTGCATCCGCGTGCGGTGGAGTATGCCAAACGGTATCAAGTGAAGCTGGTCGTCAGATCAAGCTTTAATCATAATGAAGGAACTGT encodes:
- the efp gene encoding elongation factor P, which codes for MISVNDFKTGLTVEVEGDIFTVLDFQHVKPGKGAAFVRSKLKNLRNGNTVERTFRAGETIGRAIIENRGVQYLYASGAEHVFMDNETYDQFELTAKQLEWELNFLRENMTVNIVSYQGEILGINLPTSVELKVTETEPGVKGNTAQGATKAATLETGHTVQVPLFINEGDVLLIDTREGKYISRA
- a CDS encoding aspartate kinase, which gives rise to MSLYVMKFGGSSVGDIERMQRVAKRIADKQDEGHRCVVVVSAMGDTTDDLIDQAKQLNAEPPAREMDMLMTTGEQISVALLSIALHGIGRNAVSYTGWQAGFRTDDTHGRARINEIVPRRVLESLEREQIVIVAGFQGMTLDGEITTLGRGGSDTTAVALAAAIKADVCEIYTDVDGIYSTDPRIVKTARKLKEISYDEMLELANLGAAVLHPRAVEYAKRYQVKLVVRSSFNHNEGTVVKEEASMEQGVVVSGIAYDKNVARISILGVPDVPGVLAQVFGKLAGEGVDVDIIVQSGVLDGTADFSFTVGLGDLVKAKQVIEGLHSELPYREVTSEDNLVKVSIVGAGMVSHPGVAAQMFEVISSQGVSIKMVSTSEIKVSCVVESGNLQQIIQALHTAYNLDTAEQAFVGGPQDRR